gccggccttggtgccttagacccatgggtatggtgagaagactcacctcaatctgtcGAATACAAAAGCTGCTCTCCGAATAGTTTGAAACCTCCCGagctgaataataataataatccatGTTAGGACCCAAGATTAGCCAAAGGGAAAACCCAAACTCCAAACCTATACATGAGGCCCAACTATCCTTCCTTTGCTATTGGGCCCAAAATCCAAGTCCATAATTCTAATGGGccttttggcccaataaggcctaacTAATATATCCATGGCCCATAACAGATGAAATAGCCCATAATTCACAGAATTCTACCAATCTAATAACAAAAATGAAGCCCAAAAGCTCAAAGGCCGAAAATAGATTCGGCCCAATCTATAGCGAGTATGCTCGACGTACCATtctggtacgcgcagcatacTTGGGTCTTAAGGACTACACGCAACATACATTGAGTATGCCCAACATTCTTCCAGATCAAGCACTttccccattaagtgcttaatacccgATTCCTTTACGTCCAAAAGCCAGATCTGAGTTGTCTAatacgtcctaaggcataaagttgccaactttatgcctttgcatgcctcACATATACCCAAAACCTTCATTAAGACCTTTCAAAGGTCTTTAAACAATGCATGATACCAATACTTCCACCAAGGctccatttttatgcttctaaacgACCAAGGGACCTTAGATCTGCTATCCTCCTCTCATGGAGTTGCTTAACTCACCAAAAGAGGTCCAAAGTCCAACAAGGGgcaaaactagaaaaccctatCTAGATCTAAAGATTTAAatggaaaggtgcaagctttttacctccagaagcCTTGCAAGATGTCCCAATGCATATTCTTGAAGCACCAAACTGATCCAAGCTTGCTTAGCAACTCTCCTTCTTGAAAAGAACTCCAAAATGGCCACCAAAACCTTCTTCTTAAGCTCCAACTCTCACTCACACACTAACTCAGCTGTAGGAAGACGAAATGGGGCTAAAGAGGCTgatagggtttggtccaagaggctaagagatgtttaaataggggttAAGTCCAGAATTTAGGGTTTGGCCTTCTGTTGCGTACGCCTGGTGTACCCTTACGTATGCCCCGCATACGTAAGGCCCCTCCGCGATCAATCATgaagagtacgctaagcgtacccataagtacgcccaacatacttcaAGGGACCATTTATGCCAAAAATGGAAATCTCCGAGGGTTTCGAGTCATACCTAatttagggtgttacaactctcccccacttggactagacttcgtccccgaagtccATAGATGCAAACagatcggggtaatgctcccgcatctcctcctccggctcccaagtccattcggagccATTTCgttgctgccactgcacctttaccagttTCACTTCCTTTTTTCGAAGCCTCTTTGTCTTCCTGTCTAAGATGGCaactggtctctcaatataattcaggctcccATCCACCTGAATGTTATCCAAGGAGATAACTGCGGACTCGTCAgcaacacacttccgaagctaggacacgtggaaggtgttgtgaatctgactaagctcctctggcAACTCTAAACGATAGGCCACCTTGCCCACTTGGGCCGAAATCCTGAACAGGCCTATAAACCAAGGCCCCAACTTGCTCCTATTTCAAAACCTGATAatccctttccaaggcgacactttcaacaatacaaaatcccccacctgaaactcgagatcTGAACGTCGTCGGTCAGCATAACTTTCTGACGGCTTTGCGCGACTCGCAAACGGTCGCGCACCTGCTAAATCAATtcggtagtcttgagcactacctcggtgctccccatgacccgatgtccaacctcgtcccaacacattggggtcctgcacctccgaccatatAATGTATTGAATGGAGCTCGgtcaatactggcatgataactgttgttgtacgagaactctgcCAGTGGGAGATATGTGTCCccactccctccaaaatccaatacgcatgcccgaagcatgtcctctagCGTCTGGATCGTCCTATCACTCTGGCCGTCAGTCTGAGGGTGGTATGCCATATTGAAATGTGGATGAGTGCCCacttcctcgtgaaacttcttccaaaacttggaagtaaACCGGACATCCCAGTAGGAGACTACAGACATAGGCACCCCGtgtctagccaccacctcacaaACATAAATATCTGTCAACTTCTCTGCGGATATACTCTCGGAGATTAgaataaagtgggcactctttgtTAGTCTGTCTACCATCACCCATATAGCGTCCACTCCCCTCGCTGTCCTAGGCAACTttatgatgaagtccatggtgatttCCCCCTACTTCCACATGGGGATGGGTAGTGGCTAAACCTTGCCATGAGGCCACTGATTCTCgcccttgaccttcctacaggtcgaGCACCGCTCTACGAACCcggcgatctcccgcttcatgcagggccaccaatagctcagcctcaagtccctatacattttcgtagcatCCGAGCATCCCAGATGCTTAGCATGTTGGATAATTATGGGACCACTTCATAAATATGTACGATATATTATTAAATCCAGTTATTATGGTAAGAGTATAAATTGTTGATGGAccgatttatagaatatttacttACCTTGTGGGTTGAGTTCCCAGTTTGACTCAAGATCCCTTCCATCTCTCACATTGGGTTTAACTCCATCTATAAATATATGTGATGAGGAACAAATCAAGACACACGAAAATACACTAAGAAATTCGTATGGTTCATTGCTGGGGGATTTTAGAGAGAGCTCTTGAGATCAACTGGAAAAATCTTCCTAATCTCTAGATCAGAAAATCTCAATGGAACAAGGTATGCAatcattctttcatgtttaagttttcttttaattaGATTCGAGATTAAAGATCCAATGTTTATGCTTCCGTGTTTATGTTTTGGTTATGAAAATAACCAACATAGCATCCCCCCTGATCTACATGTGGATTTCATAATTGTGTGACCGTATTCACTTTGATCCTAACATCCATTGACATCTACATCTTCTCCGTTGACTAGTTGTGTTTCTTGAAGGCCCGAATAAGAGAGATGATACTTCAACTTGAGTCTCCTAGCCTAATTGACATTATGTACTTCTCCTATACTCCTTATACTCAGACTCGTACAATTCATTGGATAATGTTGATCTCACCATTTTCTTCCATTGCTTCCTGTAGAATTGGACCCTCCAAGTCAATTTTAAACCCCAATTCTTTACCAATTTCAACTGTCTTCTTTAACTCTTGGGTGGAGGAGCTACAATCGCTAGCAGAAGGAGCGTTTGACGGACCCACATGAGTCCGATTCAGGTCAAGAGATCCATAATATTCATCAATGATTCTACATGATGGAGGAGGGGGTGGAGGAAAGACCAGGTTAGTCAGAGGTTCAAAAACGTCTTCATTCAGACTGGCCATCAGATTAACTCCACAGGTGTTAGAATATTAGTGATAAAAAGGTTTACACTAAATGATTAAAGCTTCCATAAATAAAAGGGATTTTAAATGGTTATTTGAAAAATAGTGAATACATTAATAAAAACCCTAGTTGCTCCTTATAAGCAACTAAAGTCGTCGCACGTATCTCGCCCACATAGCCGACTTCAAGGCCAAGGAGAAAAAAGACAATATTATGTAGATCAGTTAGAAAGTCTAGTAGATCTTGTTCATGCTCTTTGTGGATCAACCTTAGAGATTGTCGCTTTTGAGGTTAATCTAAACACAATATGGTTGAATAGATGTTGGTTTAATTGTTATAGTTAAAATAATGACTTTTAGGCttgtaaaatttaaaatattgtttTCTCTTCCATTAttattttgaataataaaatgTTTGTTTATCAATCTCTGAGAAAAAAAAAGACCATCATTTTAACGATTTGATGGCCATAAGTGTGTTGTTTTATGATTAGGCACGACCTTTCAAGAGTGAAAGAGGTATCTATAAATATGTTTAATAGCCATGTGGTTTTTGATACGTGTTtttaatagcaatatacttttggtttttaagttttatagcaatgtactttctatATTTTGTCATTTGTCATCATAAGGGTTAAACGATAATAACCAATAACCGAACCCCTTTAACTAACTAAAACTGATAACCAAATCGATTTTAATTAATAATCAATTGTAAAAAATTTCATTAACTAATTAATTTGGTTGTAGTTCGGTTTTGGtgcatatattatttattttgttaatatTTATTATCATTTAATATTCAACAaccatatattatttattatgatcGTATATTGTCCAAGATTCTAAATAACGTTAGACATGACTTGTTTGTCACCATTTTATCCTTTCGAATTTAGAACCATCACCACGCAAAGGTTTTATCACCATACAAAAAGAATGAAATCGAGAATTGTATATCAAACAAAACAACAGATTCTTCACCGAAAAATCAGGGTCCACAAAGATCaaatccaaatacaataatacctTGAAGTTCATAAGAAAAAGGGAAACAATTGGTTTTTCAGTACAAACTCCTCCCCATTCCATGATCGGTTGATTAAAATGATGATGAACCCTAAATTTTGAAAATCAATTAACCAAAATCAGATGAAACGCATATGAAAAAGCTAGTCGGTGGATTGGGTTTAAAAGATTAATCGACTAGACGGAGATTAATCAGGAGATTGATCGATGACCATAGATTGTTAAttcattaaattttaaaatattaaatatgacTAGTATCATAATAAAGTTCGTAAAtatcactaatatcataacacaattggttaatatgattaatacaacattaGCCATTCCTCAAACAATTTTTATTgagataaaacttcttcaaagtgttagAATTTCATCTTTTTCTACTGCTTCACTCACTGTATAGACAGAGATTAATCGATAGGCGCCCTAGTCGGCTGGATAGTGTCTAGGGACTAAtcagagattaatcgggacctagttgAGATTTTTACAACACTAAAACTTACAACCACACAAAAAAAAGCAGTGAGATAAGAGCTAGAGATATCCAAACGGATACAAAATTATTTACGGATGCTATGGAACCTATATTAACATCCATGGGATCGAATTTGGCAGTTGGGATTTGTTTTGGGATTGCTTCTTTGACTTCTCTTCCGACTGATGTATTCCTAACACCCATAACAACATGCACACCACAAAgttcaagaacccatgaagtttCAGTCCCGATGCCAGTAGAGGTTCCTAAAATAGCACCAGGGAACAATCACAACAAAGACAGAGTTCAGTTAACACTTTCATTAATTGGAATGAACAATTAAAATAAAGACATCAGTTGAACGAAAATATATAAGCAGAGAACGATCCCTAAACAGTTTTAGTTGAGCTTTTTGAGATGTGTGAACGAGAAATCAAGAAGAAACAAATATAAGATAAAAGAAACATTACCTTACTGTTGTCTTTGGAAATTGTAACAGCAGTTGTATCTTTGGTCGTGTGTTGCCATTGTCTTCATCGTGGATTTGCCATATTGCTTCTAATGCTTGCCATATTTTTGAGAAATCACTGCTCGATTTGCGGATGGAGAGAGAAATAGAGATAATCGGAAGCGAATGAGAAGTAACGAAAGCAGATGGGAAGAGAAGACGGTGAATAATTGGAGCGACAAAAGAAAAAGCAACGGGGAAAGATGAATCTAGAAATTAAGTCAACACATGTGTTGATGCTGACATAACTGTGGGTTTGAAGATGTGTCTCTTATCAACAGAGAATAAGTGAGAGGGACAAAAGTTGACAAATTCTAAAATTATGGTGGTGAAAGTCTCAAGTGCAGAAAATGTATTGCTCATAAGTGTGTTAggtattaatatatttatataatatactTTTTATAGTCAATAGTTAAAAACTTCGATTAACTGATTAGTTCGGTTTTAATCCATAACCAACCCCAACTAACTCACATATACCCAACTTTTCAACAATCAAACACAAAATTTATTAGctaaatatcttaaaattaatTGGAAATAAATGAAATATCATAGCATCTTTAATGGAAATATTTTTATCCATTTTACTTacgttttatatttttattttttactaaCATCTAGTTTATTAAACAAATACTATAAACAAAATTTTATGTACTTTCATTAGTATGACTACATTGTTtgttaaataataaactaaaagcaataaattaaaatataaaagttatAACATTCAAATATACGTTAAGAAATATTTAACTATtgccaaaaaaaatcaaaaatgatTTACAGAAATAATTTTTGTAGACATAACATAATAAATTAGCTCTACAAACAATTAGCCATTAACTCATAACTTAGTACTTATTTGTAAAACTTATACGAAAATGACGAAAGGACAAATTAACACATAGTTTAGGGTTCGTTTCTGTAATTTACTCCACTTAAAACCAAATCGACGGAGCAGTCGATGAACTCGTAGTCTCGTACGACGTACCCCAATCCATCTCTCTTTTTGACTTCAATTCATTCTTCCCCAAAtttatctttctctctctttctcttttgtCCCACCAAAACCCATCTCTCTGCATTTATCACTTTCCTCACAAAAAGGTGACGATGGAGGTGCTGTGCGCGCCCTTATCAATTTTCCTTTCCAATCTTTCATAATTTCACGTGATTTACGTAAATCCCTTCTCTCTCCTCCTGTTCCTTTGGGTTTTTTCTATTTATATTTACATCAGATTTCGTGTTCTTTGTTCTTTAAAGCCACTTTCACCATTTTTCATGAACCCAATTGCGCTTTCTCTGGATTCATCATTCATGGACAGATAGAGCGATTCAGATCAATCAGAGAGTGATTTTGTTTGGTTGTCAGTCAAAAAAATGAGTCGACTCGGTGAACTAATGGCTCTGTTTTTGCAGGAAAGTGAAGAGACAGAAAGGAGCACGAGAACGATCGTCGACCTCCTAAGGGAGAGAACCATGGACGGCGGCGATAGGTTCCGACGACGGAAGAGTCTCCAAGAACGGTTAGGATTAAAGAGTATGGTCTGTTGTGGATCCGCTTGGGGCATCGGAATCGGACCTTCCACCATGAGCACCCGAGCCGACGACGATGACGACGTCGTTGACTCGATCCATCAAATAGATGTCATAGACGTGAATCTAACACCGCCGGACACCAATTCCTATCCCGATTGCATCTCTCCGTCGCCTCGAATGAATCTCGCGGCGGCATTGGCTGCTGAACGGCAGTTCCGGACCACCGCCGAGCCTTTGAGTCCGAACAATGAAGCAGCCAATGAGACGTTGCCACGTACGTCGACTGCGGATCTTGGTTCGCCGTTGCGGATATCGTTGATGAGACTGTTGGAAGAAACGGACGGTGAGGATCATAAGAAGGAAGATATGAGCAGGGATCAGGTGTGCTGCGTGTGTATGGGAAGGAAAAAGGGTGCAGCGTTTATTCCATGCGGGCATACGTTTTGTAGGGTGTGTTCGAGGGAGTTGATGTTAAATCGAGGTTGTTGTCCCCTTTGTAATCGATCTATCCTCGAAATCCTCGATATTTATTAGATTTCCAACGGTTGAATCTTAAGATCCAaccttatatattttttaaaattaataaaatttatttcatTCTTATTAATTAAATCTCAAAAGATGAAATCGGATTTTGAGAGTCTATTGTTTTTATCTAATGTGTTTGATGTAAGGTGAGTTTGGCATAATTAGTTCAGCGATCGGTTGACATTTTATTTTAGCATCTAAATTATACACGTATCTAataaaatcatatttctttatgttCCAAAAGTATACGTTTGCTTTAGAACCTGTCGCATTTTAAATTGAGAGTTTGAGACCGAAAACTTATttgaaaatggtaaaaatatCAGTTAAGAACCAAAAGTAAGGTAATGATTTACGACTTACAATGAAAAAGATGAAGAGAGTTAAGAATTAACCTTAATTTTCATGAAAAAATATGATGGGTTGATCACTTGATATGGTGTATATATATGGGATAATgatttgaaagggtaacgaactttcgatttttgtcacatttagtcactaaacttttttttgttatctatttgccattgaactattgaaactgttcacattttacctttatgaccggctgttaccggtcataagggtaaaatgtgaacagtttcaatagtttagtggcaaatagataacgaaaaaaagtttagtgactaaatgtgaacaaaatcgaaagttcgtttccctctaaaaagttcaatgactaaatgtgaacaaacttcctattgtattatgttttagcaaaattatttatttttgtttaattgtagcaacatttgttgatgaagaaatctatgaaataaaaaaacaaaatgtaacatccggatttccaggtatcataatttaagtatttttcttttgagttaagaagagagactcgacaagttgacgcctcaactcgtcgagtaaggtcgcgaatgatgactcggattaatgaatggactcgacgagtcggtgaggcgactcgacgagtccgcgctgttggcagaaacccgaaatctttgggcccgagccatatttaaaggcacttatggccttcaattgcgactacctttcccataagtgagaaccctagcgagcttgagtgtgtagagtgagcggaagagctatcttgagctttttggtgtgatagatctggacccttctaggttcagagagccgagaatatgaagctttagtagagtaaaccttggggttctaagttaggaagcatttatgggatttttatggtatatattgttactttcatcttacacatagatatgaagtattttatataaattacgtgctatgtgtgcatattatttgaatacttgctgtctatgctggatgaacgattttatacatgttttaaaagatttaaatggtatatttattttatatctacaaatatgttgcggatgaaacatgggtagatgaaatagttggtgtgtgataaaataaaatgatgagagataggtgatgataattaggtaaatagatgatgatgaatatgtgatgtaggatgaaaggagataccataaccttaaccaacaatgtggcgatgtagtcatctaccagagtatagatggcgaccacggactattctaaacaacccagtggaaacaccagcaggcccataacctgtaggtgatgaattacaagttcaaacgatgttgtaactacgtattcatgcgatgatactctaaccccttactatgaattacgagttcagacgatgttgtaactacatattcatgggatgtcacaaatttcgcatgtcaaaccaatggtcataattcacatcagtgagaatggttcatttttttgtaaaaccaaaattagattggaaattttgattttttattttggaaaatgtcaaaccattggttttttatttcggttttggttttttgtttttttttaaatatattttcagagttttttatttttatttatttatttatttatttttatttcatagatttcttcatcaacaaatgttgttacaatttaacaaaaataaataatttgctaaaacataatacaagaggaagtttgttcacatttagtcattgaactttttagagggaaacgaactttcgattttgttcatatttagtcactaaacttttttttgttatctatttgccattgaactattgaaactgttcacattttacccttatgaccggcaacagccggtcataagggtaaaatatgaacagtttcaatagttcaatggcaaatagataacgaaaaaaagtttattgactaaatgtgacaaaagtcaaaagttcattaccctttcaagtcattatccctatatatatttgttttttataCACAATTATTACCATTAAAGTAAAGcttatttattcataaaaaaaagaaattattatATTGACCGATAATGAGGAGTCTAGCCGGTTGTTCTAGCAACTCTTCCAATGGGTTAATAATTTCATAGAGTAAGAAGCTATGCTCAATTTAATTGATTACTATATCATATACATTTTTTTAAAGCATCAATTTGATCAAGGTGTTTGTATGATTTTGTTTTCTTCAAACTAAATTAAAATCTGATCTGAATCGTCTGAATTATAATTCAATAGGATTAGTTTTTACAATTTcgttcaataaataaataaaattaacaataagtcaaaaagtttttcaattttttgtcATCTTAATCAAATCTAATAAAagaaatataaatacatataactgAGTAAATTACAATTTTGTTCCCTCTTTTATATATCTTTCTGCAAATTTGTTCATAGTGAATTTAATATCAATGATTCTCATAGTTGGAAATCCATCGGTTTTGATCCTCTAGATTGACACCGTTACCATTTTTCATTAAAttcattagaaaaaaaaaaaaaaaaactttttttgccTTAGGACCAAAATTGTTAAAGGCAATAAACTGGTTGGACCATTCTAAGGGGTCATTTGATATTTGTTGACTAAGTTAATACTGACTGGGTCCATATCTGACTGAAACCATATTGTTTGATTGTATCTTTGACTGATTGTGATGAATGGTTAAAAATGATCATATTACCTCTTGATGGAAAACTTCGTATAGCGTCAAAAATAACAATGAATTTTATTCTAGATTCCATAAAAGACAATGAACTTTGATGCCTTAATAAAACAATGTTATAATTGTGTATATTATTCTATGTATAATGCCTTATTAAGAAAACAGAAAATAGAAAAATGAATGTTCCCATAAGAAAAGAGCAATCAAGTTAACAATTTGTTAATCTCATGTCCATACATCAGTtataaaaagtaaataaataagcCAAAAATTACAATACAAAAACACCATAAAATTGTGAGACATAAAATATGACATACAATGATCCGCTTACATAAACAAATCATAAATTACCAACAATTAAAATTTGAACTCATGAGTGTATTGATACTTCATGCTACCTGATGCTACTTTCGCTACGTTCTGTGTCCATCTTGACTTCAATCCAATGTAATTCCTTTTTGTTACTTTCTGTATTGATACTCCATGCCACCTGATGCTACTTCCACTACTTTCTGTGTTCATCTTGACTCCAATCCAATGTAAAGAAAGTAGTATTGCCTTGACTTTAAAATTAACTATCTTTTATAA
The genomic region above belongs to Lactuca sativa cultivar Salinas chromosome 4, Lsat_Salinas_v11, whole genome shotgun sequence and contains:
- the LOC122197335 gene encoding uncharacterized protein LOC122197335 isoform X2 — encoded protein: MDGGDRFRRRKSLQERLGLKSMVCCGSAWGIGIGPSTMSTRADDDDDVVDSIHQIDVIDVNLTPPDTNSYPDCISPSPRMNLAAALAAERQFRTTAEPLSPNNEAANETLPRTSTADLGSPLRISLMRLLEETDGEDHKKEDMSRDQVCCVCMGRKKGAAFIPCGHTFCRVCSRELMLNRGCCPLCNRSILEILDIY
- the LOC122197335 gene encoding uncharacterized protein LOC122197335 isoform X1 produces the protein MSRLGELMALFLQESEETERSTRTIVDLLRERTMDGGDRFRRRKSLQERLGLKSMVCCGSAWGIGIGPSTMSTRADDDDDVVDSIHQIDVIDVNLTPPDTNSYPDCISPSPRMNLAAALAAERQFRTTAEPLSPNNEAANETLPRTSTADLGSPLRISLMRLLEETDGEDHKKEDMSRDQVCCVCMGRKKGAAFIPCGHTFCRVCSRELMLNRGCCPLCNRSILEILDIY